Below is a window of Bos indicus isolate NIAB-ARS_2022 breed Sahiwal x Tharparkar chromosome 19, NIAB-ARS_B.indTharparkar_mat_pri_1.0, whole genome shotgun sequence DNA.
GCACGCGTCCGCTATCCTCAGACCCAGGCTTGGAGAGGGTCTGGAGGTCTGGTCCCTACCCTTctaggccaggccaggccaggcctgtGCCCAGCCTGGGGCCTGGAGGGTGAGGGGTGTTTAATTGGCACTGCAGCTTCCTGTGAGAACCAGGAAGTGACATTGTCtgtgagggggaggggtggggagggctggctCCCTTGCTGGGGGCGGGAGCTGGGTGGGCAGAGGAGAACTGATGGGAGAGGGGAATGAACGCCCTCCAAGCATGTCCTCACTCCCACCCCTTCCAACCTGGCCTCTGTGGGGTAGGGCTTTTCTGGGAGATTTCCCAATGCTCAAATCCTGGAGCAGGGGTGGTGCCCTCCTCCATCTCTGGGCAGTTGCAGCCCATGGCAGGGTCAGCCGGGCATGTAGGTGAAGTCCTGGCATCCATCCACTGAAGACACAGCACTGCCCCTGTGGTGGGAAGGAGTGAGGGCCTGACCACAGAAGCTGGGTTCTCCCGGGTTCAAGGGGAAGAGATTGGGAGGGCCGAGCCCTTGGTTCCCAAGGGTGGGGTTGTCGCAGTGTTGGGAAGACTTGCCCGCTTTCTTGGGGCCCAGAAAGTGAACCTTCCCACTCCCCAGCCCTGCAGTGGCTCACTCTCCCTGCCCTGAAGCCAGGAATGACCAGTCCTCACCCCCTACCTGCACTCATCTCCCCCTTGGAGCCCCCTGCCAgctgccttctccacctgcaaTCTCTCCTCTGCCCAACGCCACCTCTGAGGGCTCAGCTGTCTTCCCTTGCCAGACCCACCTGCCTGCATACCAGTCTTGGTCCTGCTCCTTCCCCCAGGGATCAGTGCCCACCTGATGCCCTGGGTCAGTCTCCTATAACTCTCCCAGGTTCTTGGGTGCACACTCAGCTCTACTACGTCTGTCTCATACCATtatatccccagtgcctagcatGGTGCTGTGCACACATGACCTCTGTAAAAATGCCTGGAACGTTAGAGAAGGAATGAGTGTGGCAGTGGCCCAGCCCAAATGCAGGCCTCTGCCTCCATGCTCACCTCCCAGGCCCTGCCAGTGTAAAACACAGACGGTCCTGGGTTCAGGCTCTTCTTCAGTTATTAGCTGTACCACCTTGTGGAAGTCTCCTAACCACTCTGAGCCTTGGGTGTCTCACCATCTCCATCGTAGATGTAACAGTCACACCAAGGAATGGTCATGACACGATGCATGTTGGAACCTAGTACAGAACCTGGCACATGAAAACAGCCTGTTCCGATGCCATCCTTCCTGTCCCTCTCATCTTTCTTGAGCTCCTaggttcttcttccttctcttgccttccaGGACAGCTGGGACTGTTGAAAGTGTAGGGAAGAGACAAACGCCCCTGGGCCTCAGCTGTAGAAGCAGACGTTTTGGGGGACTGGAAGTGGGGTTAGAGCTGGAATGTGAGGGACAGAGTTGGCAGGGGGGATTGGGAGCATGACAGAGGCTCAGAAACCCCTCCGGCCCCTGCCGCCTCATCACAGTCACGTGGTTTGCCTCCAGCTCCGGGAACAGTTCCCTTTAGCAGGCCGAGGGCTCCCCTGGGCCCTGGTTGCCCTGTCTCCATGGTAACCTGCAGCAGCCACTGCACCTCTGAGCAGGGAACACACCATGGGGCTCCTGGGGGCAATGACCAGCACCACAGCACCCCTGAGGACAGATGGCAGATGGCTGCCATGCTGAAACCAGCCACAGGCCCCCACTGAGGTCTGACCCAAATGACCAGAAGACATCACAGGAGCAGGGCTGTATAATAAAGTCCAGATAATGCCCTAAACACAGACTCCTTCTGGCTATGCCATTAATGGCCCAGTACTTTACCACCCCTGCCCCATGGCTTGCtcactcaccttctcccagacTTTTCCCAGAATTTGAACCAAAATTTGATGAGACAGGTACTATTATTCTTGTTTACACCTGGGGAATATGGGCCTTGGAGAGACTGAGTGACGTGTCCAAGGCCACAAAGGCACCACCAGGACACAGGATTTGAGTCCATCCAGGCTGCCTCCCTTGGTACAACCCCAGCACTGACCTGACTCTTATCTCAGGCCAGACCAACTCAAAGGAAGGGAGTGAGGTCTGTGGGCTTAGTTGTGCCATTGGCCTAGAGCCGTGGAGGCCAGTGTTTGAGGGCTGGAGCACGGAGTGGAGGACAGAGTgtggaggaggcaggggctgcTTGGGGCCTCACTGATcctgacatccaccaggaggccCCAGAAAGAGCAAGGGCATTGGGATCAGACATACTTGTTGACGCCTCACAAGTGGTGTAACTTTGAACAGATCAGGCAATCTCTTAGACCGTTCAGTTATCTTATCTGTAAAATCGGGGTGATGGTGATACTAACAGGGCCTTCCTCCCAAGGCTGTCGGGATAGATGAAATGACATACAGAGTACAGCGCTGGCACATTACAGGACTGGATGAGCTTAGAGAAAGAAGGATGGTTCCAAGCAGCCCCCATGTCCCTGGACACATCCCCCCTGCTGTACCACCCACAGAGGGGCCATGATGGGATGCTGGGAACCACGTCCtcatccctgccccaccccactgcAGCGATGGCAGGTGGAGACTGCAGGCGTAGGGACTGCAGAGGGAGCCCAGGCTCTGGGTGGattggagggagggtgggggctgCTGGGCTCCAGTCTCTCAGCCCCATTGGCTTCCCTTGGCTTCTTTCCTCTCTGAGAGGCCAGGTGTCCAGGCCCTCAAGCCCCCTTCTAGAGATGCTGCCAGTAACCCCTCCCACCCACTGTGTGTGTCAGACCCGCACCCTgcgcctcccccagcccagctctgcaCTGCCTGGTTCTGGGCAGCTGGTGTGTGGGTGGCCGAGCTaggaaggaaaagggggaagGGGAGCATCCGTGTGCTGGGGGTCCACCTGGCCACCCATCCATGCCCACGCTCCATGTGCTTGGTGCAACTCACATGCTCTGGCACAggtgaccccacccccaccccagaaggGACTGGAGACGTTCTAGCAATGGCAGAAGGCAGCTCAGGACAGGGGCACAAAGCAGCTCCCACCTCCGAGCCAACCCCCACCCTTCTCTGACAGAGAGAATGCAACTCCAAAGGGTGGGTGATCAGGAAGAGGCTCTGGGCTGGCCCCCTGGCTCTAGGCGCCTCATCCTTCTACCTGTTGTTTCATCCCCTCTCATACCTTGTTCCTGAAGCTTCCCTTCTCTGCCTGTCACCTCTCCATCACCCACTCTGTCAATCAATCTCCCATCTGCCACCCTACTCACTCACATCACAGCCCCTCTCTGGTCACTACAGCCTCACTTGTCCCCCACCCTCTTTCCCTCTGCCTCCCTACCACATCCATGCTCCTGGTGATCTCTTCTTATCCTGCCTTTTACCCCCATTACCCTGTCTTCTCACCTGACACCCCActgccccttctccctccctctcacccaGGTTCTCCGTGAAAACCCTGCTGGAGAAGTACACAACGGAGCCCATCGATGACTCATCCGAGGAGTTTGTGAATTTTGCAGCCATCTTAGAGCAGATCCTCAGTCACCGTTTCAAAGGTGGGTCCAGGTTCCTGTCCCCTATTGCTCCCAGCTACCCTCTTCTGATCTACTCTGTGGCTGTCTGAACCCCTTCATTGACCCTGGTCCCAATTCTAGATCATGCACAGAAGCTCAAGCACAGAGCTGGGAAGGGGGGGCACAATACAAGGGGTACCCACAAGCCCCAGCAGTGAGccttgtgtgtatatgcatgtgtgggTATGTCTGTTTGGGGTAGGCGTGATGCATGTGCATGGCTGCTTTTATTTATGCATGTGGATGCCCCATTACATGGACCCTCTCCAAACTCCCTGGTCTTGCTGAGCCCGCTCCCTGCCCTGGCTCAGCCTGTGCCCCAGCAGGTCCGGTGAGCTGGTTCAGCTCAGATGGGCAGCGAGGCTTTTGGGACTACATCCGCCTGGCCTGCAGCAAAGTGCCCAACAACTGTGTGAGCAGCATTGAGAACATGGAAAACATCAGTACTGCCCGGGCCAAGGTGAGGGGCCTGCAGCGGGCAGGAGGGCAGCTGCCCCCTCCTCTGGATACAGAGGGGCTGCTTGCTCCTTGGTCCTCGCCCCAGCCCACAGGCACTGGGGAGAAGGGCCACAGGAGGTCCAGACCCAGGGACACACACGTGGGTCCCTCTGGGGCAGCCGGTAAAAGTGAATGTGCTTTCCAGGGCCGGGCATGGATCCGGGTGGCACTGATGGAGAAACGCATGTCGGAATACATCACCACAGCCCTGCGGGACACTCGGACCACCAGGTCAGACCCCCTCAATCAGTGTGGACCACAAGTCTCAGGGTGTACATTCATTGCCTAAACACATTTGATCCTTAAGTTGCCACAGCAACCTTCAGTATCTGGACTACAACTACCAGCATGCACTGCTAGTTTCCCTCTCCCAGACCATCCACCTGTCAGCTGGGCCAGCCCTTCCCAGAACACACTTTCAGCACCACCATCATCTCTTCCAAGTCAAGTTCATTATCCCCCATGACCCCAGTGCTGGTCTCACACACACAGCTCTGGACAAGCCTCAACTATGTATTATTTTACTTGTTGGCCTCGTTCCATGACCTATAGCACACAGCTCTACCTGCTCTGCAAACAGCAGCAGTACTGTACTTGctacccatggactacagagttcCGGTCCGTGCACTGTGGGTCTGCAGAGACATTGGGTCTGGGAGGCAGGGTCACAGGCAAGATGTGCCAAAGGGGAAAATGGGTACAGTGGGGCCATGTGCTTTGCTACCCGCCACGTGGTCACACCCAACCTGATGTTTTTAGCTGCACTGTATCTCTGGTGTGTCCTCACATTTCAGgattcacattatttttaaaaatcgacTGTATGCCAGaatacttccctggtagctcagatggtagagaatctgcttacaatgcaggaaacctgggttctattcctgggtcgcgaagatcccctggagaagggaatggcaacccactccagtattcttgcctggagaatcccatggacagaggagcctggtaggctatagtccatggggttgcaaagagtgggacacgactgagagactaacatttcactatatgccaagcactgtttAGGACTTGTTTCCTGATTTTAAGGATCTGGGTGACTCTGTACTTGGTGGAGAAGGGGTAGTTCAGAGGGATGGAGGTCGAATCTCCCGGGACACGCGTTTTAATAGGTGGGAGACACAGGCGCTATCCCCAGTGGGCCCCAGCCTGAGGAGGAGACACAGTGAGGGGTGAGCAGGAAAAAAGACACCTCCTTCCTCCCGGCAAGGTTTGTGATAAACCAACAGAAGCCCTGAGGTGTGGGGCTCCTTGGGAAGACTACATTGCCGgtacctccctcctccccacagacGCTTCTACGACTCAGGAGCCATCATGATGCGGGAGGAAGCCACGGTCCTCACTGGGATGCTGATCGGACTGAGCGCCATAGACTTCAGGTGGCGTCTGGGTGGCGGTGGCGGTCGCCGTGACGGTGGGATTGGGGTTGTTTCTCTGCGAAAGTCCACACTCCCATCCTCTCATACCTGCCCCCTACCCTGTGGCTGCTCTGCCTCCAGCTTCTGCCTAAAGGGCGAAGTGCTGGACGGGAAGACCCCAGTGGTCATCGACTATACGCCCTACCTAAAGTTCACTCAGAGGTGAGCAGCCCGATTGTTACGGAGGTGGGTGGGTGCGGACAGACAACCGCCCTGAGGGGTGGGGATGGCGGCCGGGAGGCAAGCGGTCTGGGCATCAtgccgcccccctccccgccccccgcccccggcccaggAGGCTTGTCGGTGTAACTGTGTAACCTTGGCTGTGTAACTGCTTCCTCCCTCAAGCTACGACTACTTGACGGACGAGGAGGAGCGGCACAGCGCCGAGAGCAGCACGAGCGAGGACAACTCGCCCGAGCACCCGTACCTGCCGCTCGTCACCGACGAGGACAGCTGGTACAGCAAGTGGCACAAGATGGAACAGAAGTTCCGCATTGTCTACGCGCAGAAGGTGCGCGGCGCGCGGTGTGGGCGGGGCGTGAGCGGGGCGAGCCGGGCAGAAGGCGGGGCGGGCGGCCGCGGGGACCCCCTTCTTTCGCCGCCCGGGCTGAGCCGGCGCCCCGCAGGGCTACCTGGAGGAGCTGGTGCGTCTGCGCGAGTCGCAGCTGAAGGACCTGGAGGCGGAGAACCGGCGGCTGCAACTACAGCTGGAGGAGGCGGCGGCGCAGAACCAGCGGGAGAAGCGGGAGCTGGAAGGCGTGATCCTGGAGCTCCAGGAGCAGCTGTGAGTGCCGCCGTCGCGGCCCTGACCCCGGTCCCCCGCCACCCCGACCACATCGCCCCCGCTGACTCTAACATCACCTTTCCTGATACCATCCACCAACATCAGACCACTGAGCCCGATACCACCACCCTGAGATTCCCCCTCCCCGGGCAACCTAGCTTTATTCTCAACATTAAGacccgccccaccccctcccccacccccgccccaagcCGGCTCCCCACTTCATCCTCAGCTACGCGACACCAGCTAGAATGGCCACTCAGCAGTACTCCTGGGATTCCGGCACTACAGGAGCCCCAATATTACTCACAAGCATCTCTAATTAATAGTATTCAACGCCCTTCAACATGATTGCATCATTCCCTCTGTTCAACACATCTGAACAGCAATGTAGGCCCACTGAGCATCATCAGGCACAGTGACCCCCAACCTCACTTCTACCCATCCTTCTAACAGTTCCTCTTTAAACGTTTTCATCACCTGAGGCCTCCCAGCCTGATCCCCTGACACCCCATTATTCTTCATGATCCCTGCCCTGCTCTGCACCCCCCTGCCCACCACCCTGACTCCACATCTCATTATTCCGCTAAACCTCAACATAAGTGCACTAATTCCTATCACCCCTGTGACCCCCCAGTACACTCCACTGACTCCCAGGATCTGCCCCACTGACTCTCAACATTCGCAATGTTTCTGCCACCCAGGTTTCAATCCTAGCCCCTCCCCGCACCTCTCTCTGAGCCCCTCTTCCCCACTTCTGCTCCCTCTTCCAGCCAGGCCTGacccccactccccatcccaggacaggtctgatccctggtgaCCACGCTCCCCTGGCCCAGGGTTCCAAGGACCTCACCACACGCCTGGTCAACCAATGGCCATCACTGGGCACACTCAGTGGGGCCGAGGGTGCCAACAACCCCAAGCTCTACCGGAGGTAAGCCCCAGCCAGACTCAGCCTGGGCTCAGTGCTGGTCCCGCCTCTCCTACAGAAGAGGGGCGCTAGGGGCTGTGGGCCTCTGTCCGCCCACTGGCTCTCTCTCTGCTTTGTCACAGACACAGTTTCATGAGCACGGAGCCCCTATCTGCTGAAGCCAGTCTAAGCTCGGACTCTCAGCGCCTGGGAGAGGGCAAGCGGGACGAGGAGCCCTGGGGCCCCATCGGTGAGCCCCCCAATCCAGCACCCAGTACCCACTCCAGAAGGGCTGAGGCCAGGCCTTGGGGCTTGTAGTCAGGCCCTAGCCATTTCCCTCATTCACTCCACCCTGCCTGGGAGCTTAGCACAGCAACTGAGAGCTTGGTTTGGGGTATCAGGCAGACCCTGGCACAAATCCCAGCCGTGCCTTCTCTGGTCATGGGAGCTTGGTCATTGAGTCCACCTTGCTGAGcccttcttatctgtaaaatgggggtgctGATTAGAACAGTCACCAGTGTTGGCAAATGGTGAGGGCCCCATTACATCCTCAAAGGCCCCACAAAGGCCCTACAGATCCTTCGGGAGTTCTCTGCCTAACTATTTTGCTCTTATTTCCTGCGCTCTATGAACCAGTTGCCTGACCAttgtttcccccttctctttgGCTGCCAGGAAGCTCAGAAACAAATTAGTGGCTCCCTTCAAGCGAATGTCCAGGACTTCAACGCATGCATTTTGTGTTGCCCTCCCTCCTTGGCTTCACCTGGCTTTCCCACCCTAGTTTCCCTGGTGCCTGGACCGcctgtcttttctttctaaaatccaCACCGCACTGGATGACCCTAGAACTTCTTTGAGACGAGGCAGGCTATGGACCGTGGAACCCCGCCACACTGTGTCTGTGATTGTCCGTGTGTCTGTCTCCCCACCAGACTGTGAGCTCCGTGAGGGCAGGGACCGTGTCTCGTCCGCTCTCTGTATCCCCCGCACTTGGAACCGAACAAGTGCTCACCACGTGTTTAATAAACGGACAAAGAGACGATGAACCCTCagggggagacagagacagaaactgaCGATTCCAATACAGTGTCTGTCCCCAGCTCTGTGCATGACAGCGCCAGGTGCTGTTCCCGGGCTTCACTGCAAAAGGCCAGCGCTCCAGGAATGAGGGTCTCCTGGCGGGTGACCCGAGGGCTGTCCCTTCGCTGCCTGCACCCGAGCACCGCCCACCACTCACTTGCGGAGGCCTCACCCGCCCTCTCTCCCCAGGGAAGGACCCCACGCCCTCCATGCTGGGCCTCTGCGGCTCCCTGGCCTCCATCCCCAGCTGCAAGTCCCTGGCGAGCTTCAAATCCAACGAGTGCCTGGTGAGCGACAGTCCCGAGGGCAGCCCGGCACTGAGCCCCAGCTGAGGAGCGGCGTGGGCAGCGCCAGCCCCACCTGCTGCCCTTCCTCAGAGCCTCCCCAACCCAGGCCACCCTCCAGAGAACGCTGCCACTCAGCCAGGAGTCTCTCTGGAGACACCCTTTGCTTCTAGCCCAGTTCAGCTTCTTGCCCACGGAGGCCGGAGCTGCAGAGGGAGGCCGCTGGGGCTGAGAGGCAGGGGCACCAAGGCCACGGGGAGCCCTCAGGAAGCTGCTTCTTCCGGTGACCCCGATGCCTGGTTAGCTCCCAGCTGGACTCTCCTTCGCTCATCACCCCACCCTCCTCGGGCTGGCGGCCCAGCCTCAGCAGCCCCACCTCCCATGCCTCTTTCGTCTGCCCCTGTGTATGCCCTGGAGTCACTCCTTTCTcagccccctggctgggggcggggggcagctaTGAGGGTATCAGGCAAATAAAAACCAGAGGACTGAGGGCGGCCTTGTCTGTGGAGGGGCTGGGACAGGGGGCCCGCTCCTGAGGTTGGCAGAATGTGGTGGAGTTAGTGCTGGGCCCACACCCAGGTGATGCCGGACCCGCTAAACCCTAGGAACAGACTGGTTGGAATAATTCAGGGAGCGGGCGGCTTTTGGTATGAAGTGTCTGAAATAGTAGGCCAGCCCAGGGAAACACCAAAATGTGTTAAGGGCCCCTTGGATAACTCATCTACCCCAGGCAGAGAAGATGTTGGACATCCTGGGCAGGGAGTTGGAGGTGGggcagagatggagaaggcaagcCCTGGCAGGGCCCCATTTCCCATCCATTATCCTGAGCAATTCAGCTTTGGCCTACAGGTCCAGACTCTTCCATTAGGCCAAAGCCTGGCATTGAAGCCACCTTCCTTCCTGGGTTATCACTTAAGTGTGCTCTTGGGTAAAGGTCTCACCCCCACCAGTTCTCATAACATCGCAGGAGGGCTCCTCTACAGGGATGCCACCTGGTCAGCCAAAGCCAACGTCAAGGTCCCTTCCAGGCCTCTTCCATGCAAATCGCTCACCAAGCCCTGTTTTCCCACCCACCCCAGACACCTCCTGCAATCACAAGCACTGGAAAGAAGTTTATCATCTTTAGACTCAACAAATTAACAGGGGTGGATACAGACTACACCAGCCCAGGGTTTTGTGGCTCCTAGAGACAAGCTCACTTACAGCAAACCCAcagggaaaggaggggagaagTGAGCAGATTTGGTCTTGAACTTGAGGGGACAGAGTGATGATTCTCAGGGCCGGGGAATGGGGAAGAACAGGAAGCagttggggttgggggggtgcTCTGGGTGGGTGCAGAGGGGCATTCCCCTACCCCTGGGGCTGagtggggaggaaagagaaatgagcCCCTCCCCTCAGTGCTGAAGGAAAAGGCACTTGGCtcagtctcctcctgccccaccctGTCCATGGAAGAGGCAGGGTCCTTGTCCCCTCACTCCTTTCAAGGGCTCAGAAGCTGTTCCCTGTTGAGCCTCTGGAAGAAGTTTTTGCCGAACTCATAAGTGCTGATCATGATGGCGCAGGAAGGGGCGGCCTTGATGATCCTCGGGAGGAAGCCTGCAGTCACGGGGGGAGGCTAGGGTCAGAGGTCGAGTCCCAGGGAGCACCAACTTCACCAGGGTGTGGACAGACGCACAAAGACGCCCACCTGCAAAGAGGCCCCTGGTGCCTGACTCAGCCAGGATCCTCCGTAGCAGCAGCCAAGTGGAGTCGGTGTTCAGGGGCATCACTGCAAATCCAGGCCCAGTAAGACCCCGCTGGGCACCCCCAACCCCGCCTGCCCTGCCCCACACTAGCCAGGGCTCCTCACCTCTCAGAGCCTCCACTGCTCCTAGTGCGACCTGGCGTTGAGTCTTCACCACGTCGAAGGGTAGAGTCAGGGTGGCCGCCACCTGGTGGGGTAGGGACAGGCTTGTCTCCATTCCCAGAACCCTCATCCCTTGCATCCAACCAGGGCCTCCTGGCCTTAGCTAGAATATCACTAGGGGAATGGAGTGAGCATACCCCTGGACAGGCACGCAAAGATTCTTTTCCAGAACATCTCCAACAACCCTTTGGTCACTTCAAGCACACATCAATGGCCTCACTCCCAGCATGATCGACTCACCATCCCTGAGATGCCGCCAGCGACAAAGCTGATGCCCACGGAGGTCTGGTCCTTTGGCCTGAGCCCGCTCAGCCAGCTCTTCACCAGCTCATAGTTGAACCAGTACAGAGCTTGGGGGCATGGGGGTGCACTCGTTAGAGACTGGGAGGGCAGTGGGGTAGGCGCAGACCTCCCATCTCCCACGGACCTACATCACAACTACTCCCTCCCAATTATGAAGCCTGCATGCTATGTGCCACTGGATTTCACAGGCCCTGGGCAGGAAGCGTCTCATGAAAACGTGGGGTCCACTTCACACGTGAGATGGATACTCATGGCTCAGAGAAGTTACATGACTTATAGATTAGTAGTAGCAAAACTGGGCTTTAGTTGTAGTCCTTCTAGGGCCCCTCCTCAACCCCTGCACTCCAGGTGCCTACCTGAGAAGGGCACATCCCGAAGGGCAGTGGGACCCCAGCCCAGCCAGAGTGAGCGCCAGCCACCCTGAGCCACAGCTGCTCGGACACAGGTGCCCAGCTCCCGGTATGATAGATGCTGAGCCTGCAGCTTTGTCCGCACCAGCTCTAGGGGGCTGATCACAGTCACGGTGCCCACTGCGGGGAATGGGAAGATGGGTCAGCTCACAGGTCCCAGTGGCAGCCCTCCCAGAGTCTGCGGGCCTTgaacatccccccaccccaaggcTGGCATAGGTTGGGAGTCTGGACTGGGCTCCTGCACGGGGGGATGGTCAAAGGGAGATGGCGGGCCCAGGGCTGTGCTCACGGCGGGCCAGTGCGCCAGCCACCATGGGAGCGtagaggtcagaggtcagggcTCGACCACACAGGAAGGCCTTGAGTTGGTCATAGGCGGTGAAGTAGGCGGCAGTGGCTGGCACAGTCATCACCCTGGGGGTGTGTATAGGTTAGGCAAAACTCTCCAAAGCTCCCAAACCTCCCAAGGTTCCCTGGCCCCACTCAGCCAGCCAACATTGGGAGTAAGAAGTCGGAATGGGGGGATCGGGGGAGGTAAGCCGCAGAACTGGGGTGCTCACAGGGTGGCTGGGAGGCCGCTCCACAGGGTCCTGGTACCCTCATGTCGCACAATCTTCACAAAAGCATCCTGGTCATGCAGACAGCAGCCCAAAAGGAGGAAGGATGAAATGAACAAGGCTCGTGGCAGGGGTGGCCCAGGCTGGGTCCTCCCAACGCCCTTGCTTCTACCCAGGAGCCCTTCGGGCCTGCACACGTGTAACTCCCTAACTGACTCCAGACAGACtcctacttgggcttcccaggtagtgctactggtaagaatatgcctgccaatgagagagacataagagacgtgggttcaagccctgggttggaaagataacCTGGGacaggaaagagcaacccactccagtactggtgCCTGGAATactccatgggcagagcagcctggtgggctacagtcgatggggtctcaaagagtcagacacaactgagcatcgaACAGGAGAGACTCCTAATCACCTTTCAAACCTCGTGAAGGCCCTGCCCGCTCAGGGGAGCGCTTCCCAAAATGAACTAGCCATCTCTACGTGCTTTAGGCTACCCACTGTTTTCTGGGTCTGCTGCCCTACCAATCTGTATCCCTCCGAATGCCTATAGACCCATCCAGGGGCACAGCTGCTCCTCACCATGGTACCAGTGAAGCGAGTggggtcctgaaacc
It encodes the following:
- the SLC25A39 gene encoding mitochondrial glutathione transporter SLC25A39 isoform X2; translation: MADQDPGGISPLQQMVASGAGAVVTSLFMTPLDVVKVRLQSQRPSVASELMPPSRLWSLSYAKWKCLLYCNGVLEPLYLCPNGARCATWFQDPTRFTGTMDAFVKIVRHEGTRTLWSGLPATLVMTVPATAAYFTAYDQLKAFLCGRALTSDLYAPMVAGALARLGTVTVISPLELVRTKLQAQHLSYRELGTCVRAAVAQGGWRSLWLGWGPTALRDVPFSALYWFNYELVKSWLSGLRPKDQTSVGISFVAGGISGMVAATLTLPFDVVKTQRQVALGAVEALRVMPLNTDSTWLLLRRILAESGTRGLFAGFLPRIIKAAPSCAIMISTYEFGKNFFQRLNREQLLSP
- the SLC25A39 gene encoding mitochondrial glutathione transporter SLC25A39 isoform X1, whose product is MADQDPGGISPLQQMVASGAGAVVTSLFMTPLDVVKVRLQSQRPSVASELMPPSRLWSLSYAKLPSSLRSTGKCLLYCNGVLEPLYLCPNGARCATWFQDPTRFTGTMDAFVKIVRHEGTRTLWSGLPATLVMTVPATAAYFTAYDQLKAFLCGRALTSDLYAPMVAGALARLGTVTVISPLELVRTKLQAQHLSYRELGTCVRAAVAQGGWRSLWLGWGPTALRDVPFSALYWFNYELVKSWLSGLRPKDQTSVGISFVAGGISGMVAATLTLPFDVVKTQRQVALGAVEALRVMPLNTDSTWLLLRRILAESGTRGLFAGFLPRIIKAAPSCAIMISTYEFGKNFFQRLNREQLLSP